From the genome of Streptomyces sp. NBC_01304:
ACGGCGGTCTCGTCTACGCCCCGCGCGCCGACCTCGCCACCCGCGAGGAGCAGATCAAGGTCGCCGAGGCCGTCCTGCGCAACCAGGGCTGGGAGGCCTGGCCGGTCTGCTCGAAGCTCTACCGGCTCGACCAGCCGGCATCCGCCCTGCCGGCCAAGCTGCCCGCCAGGCCGAAGCCGCCGGTCGCGCCCAAGCCGCAGGACGGGCGGAGGCTGCACACGGTCAAGCCGGGCGAGACGCTCAGCGCGATCGCCCAGCGGTACCGGGTCAAGGGCGGCTGGTACGCGCTCTACCAGGCCAACCGCCTGATGATCGGCGCCCACCCGGACCGGCTCAATGTCGGAACCCTGCTGATCATTCCGCCGAAGTCGGCGCCCGCCCCGGCCGCCGAAACTCCGCAGCCTCGCCGCTGAACACCACGGCGCCGCGCCGCAGTTCGTGCACGACGACCGGGCGGGCGCCGGTGCGCAGCCCGGGCGGCAGGCGCTGCTCGGCGACCACGACGGTGGCGTCGAGGCCGCCGAGGAGTTCGTACGTACGTGCCGTGACGGCCGGCGACATGCCCTGCGACGGCTCGTCGACGAGCACCACGCGCGCGTGCGACAGCAGGGCGCGGGACAGGGCCAGCATCCGCTGCTCGCCGCCGGAGAGGGTCCCGGCACGGCGGCCGAGCAGCGGGCCCAGCTGAGGGTAGGCGCTCAGCGCGTC
Proteins encoded in this window:
- a CDS encoding transglycosylase family protein; this translates as MSVMTHTRAWFVTLLAAGLSLLAAQSGAYAAAPPPPAPAPVSAAAGPGSASVGPASDSAAPAYYEATVDCSAGRRPWSCLAECESSGRWHIATGNGYYGGLQFWQPTWEEHGGLVYAPRADLATREEQIKVAEAVLRNQGWEAWPVCSKLYRLDQPASALPAKLPARPKPPVAPKPQDGRRLHTVKPGETLSAIAQRYRVKGGWYALYQANRLMIGAHPDRLNVGTLLIIPPKSAPAPAAETPQPRR
- a CDS encoding ABC transporter ATP-binding protein; its protein translation is MSAEIELRHARVRYGPLEALHGVSLAAPHPGVTVLLGRNGAGRTTALRALAGTVRVAEGSVLWRGRDVTRLPAHERARRGLAFIPDRQAVFGSLTVAENLELAAPHADFADALSAYPQLGPLLGRRAGTLSGGEQRMLALSRALLSHARVVLVDEPSQGMSPAVTARTYELLGGLDATVVVAEQRLPPGLRTGARPVVVHELRRGAVVFSGEAAEFRRPGRAPTSAE